The Oligoflexia bacterium genome includes a window with the following:
- a CDS encoding glycine cleavage system protein H: MSDMGSGYVAYMGHQWLTIEGEVITIGVMEEALEELDTIIKVDLPPENESVEKDEICGELETKDGSLNIYAPVEGTVLEINTSVTTNPDLIHEDPYGDGWIIKIEAANQDDVKELTSGANYDN; the protein is encoded by the coding sequence ATGAGCGACATGGGCAGTGGATACGTAGCATACATGGGACACCAATGGCTAACCATCGAAGGTGAAGTGATCACTATCGGAGTCATGGAAGAAGCCCTTGAAGAATTAGACACGATTATTAAAGTTGATCTGCCTCCTGAGAATGAATCTGTTGAGAAAGACGAAATTTGTGGCGAATTAGAAACAAAAGACGGTAGCCTTAATATATATGCACCAGTCGAGGGTACAGTTCTTGAAATCAATACTTCCGTCACAACAAACCCAGATCTCATTCATGAAGATCCTTACGGCGATGGCTGGATCATCAAAATCGAAGCTGCCAATCAAGACGATGTTAAAGAGCTCACCTCAGGTGCTAATTACGATAATTAG
- a CDS encoding tRNA (cytidine(34)-2'-O)-methyltransferase → MKLENPNFNIALIEPEIPNNTGSIGRTCVGTACRLHLIGKLGFDIDDRAVKRAGLDYWENLDLVQHKDHSEMLKHVHDPKRVFYFSKKASRTLFDVKYEKGDWFVFGKETVGLNDALLREVEGQTLRIPQWGPIRSLNLSNAAAIVIYEAMRQVIASSK, encoded by the coding sequence GTGAAGTTAGAAAATCCAAATTTTAATATAGCGCTCATTGAGCCCGAGATTCCTAATAATACAGGAAGCATTGGACGCACCTGTGTGGGTACAGCTTGTCGGCTACATTTAATTGGCAAGCTTGGTTTTGATATCGATGATCGAGCTGTGAAAAGAGCGGGCCTTGATTATTGGGAAAACCTCGACCTCGTTCAGCATAAAGATCATTCTGAAATGCTCAAACATGTTCATGACCCCAAGCGGGTTTTTTATTTCTCAAAAAAAGCCAGTCGAACACTCTTTGATGTGAAATACGAAAAAGGGGATTGGTTTGTTTTTGGAAAAGAAACCGTAGGTCTTAACGACGCGTTGCTCCGTGAAGTCGAGGGTCAAACTCTACGAATTCCTCAGTGGGGGCCTATACGTAGTCTTAATCTTTCAAATGCTGCGGCTATCGTCATATATGAGGCCATGCGCCAAGTGATTGCTTCTTCAAAATAA
- a CDS encoding SpoVR family protein: protein MNLSPEYAKIQEEIEKHARDYGLDFYETIFEMVDYDQMNEIAAYGGFPTRYPHWRFGMEYEKLSKSYAYGLSKIYEMVINNNPCYAYLLEANELVDQKIVMAHVYGHCDFFKNNQWFNHTNRKMMDTMANHSTRIRRHIDRIGYDIVEEFIDRCLSLENLIDRHSPFIKRHKESDPAEAEKHVRLLKTDRSYMDSYINPDEFVKSQQEKINTERKAQQNFPAKPEQDVLLFLMNYGPLQPWQKDVLSIIRDEAYYYSPQGMTKIMNEGWASYWHSKIMTQKALKDSEVVDYADHHSGTVAMSQGRLNPYKLGIELYKHIEDRWNKGKFGKEYDECDDYITKKNWNKDLGLGREKIFEVRRNYNDVTFIDAFLTEEFCVENKMFVYQFNRRTGQYEINTRDFPEIKKKLLFQLTNWGQPIIHVVDGNYENRGELLLVHLHEGVDLQPNYTSETMKSLFVIWGRPVALKTVMEGQGKIYRFDGTEFSEKNTDSPVAAQNPQPQEAADI, encoded by the coding sequence ATGAATTTATCTCCAGAGTATGCCAAAATTCAGGAAGAAATTGAAAAGCATGCCCGTGACTACGGTCTAGATTTCTATGAAACCATTTTTGAGATGGTTGATTATGATCAGATGAATGAAATTGCTGCCTATGGCGGGTTTCCCACGCGCTACCCCCACTGGCGTTTTGGTATGGAATATGAAAAACTCTCAAAAAGCTATGCGTACGGGTTATCAAAAATATACGAAATGGTTATCAATAATAATCCTTGTTACGCATATTTGTTAGAGGCCAATGAACTTGTAGACCAAAAAATTGTTATGGCCCACGTATACGGCCATTGTGATTTTTTTAAAAACAATCAATGGTTCAATCATACCAATCGTAAAATGATGGATACAATGGCGAATCACTCAACGCGTATTCGTCGCCACATTGATCGCATTGGGTATGATATTGTTGAAGAATTTATTGATCGTTGTCTTTCTTTAGAAAATCTCATTGATCGCCACTCCCCCTTTATAAAACGACATAAAGAGAGTGACCCTGCAGAGGCAGAAAAACATGTTCGGCTATTAAAAACAGATCGTAGTTACATGGATTCATACATAAATCCTGATGAATTCGTAAAGAGCCAACAAGAAAAAATAAATACTGAGAGAAAAGCACAGCAAAATTTTCCAGCCAAACCTGAACAAGATGTGCTTTTGTTTTTGATGAACTATGGGCCACTTCAACCTTGGCAAAAAGATGTGTTAAGTATTATTCGAGATGAAGCTTATTATTATTCTCCTCAAGGTATGACAAAAATTATGAACGAAGGCTGGGCTTCATACTGGCATTCAAAAATCATGACTCAAAAAGCGCTTAAAGACAGCGAAGTGGTTGATTACGCCGATCACCACAGTGGAACAGTTGCCATGTCACAAGGTCGCTTGAATCCGTACAAGTTGGGCATAGAACTTTATAAACATATTGAAGATCGCTGGAACAAAGGCAAATTTGGCAAAGAATACGATGAATGTGATGATTACATTACAAAAAAAAATTGGAATAAAGATTTGGGCCTAGGACGTGAAAAAATATTTGAAGTACGCCGTAATTATAATGACGTAACTTTTATTGATGCATTTTTGACTGAAGAATTTTGTGTCGAAAATAAAATGTTCGTCTATCAGTTTAATCGTCGAACGGGTCAATACGAAATTAACACCCGTGATTTTCCAGAAATAAAAAAGAAACTTTTATTTCAACTTACCAATTGGGGCCAACCCATCATTCATGTGGTAGATGGAAACTATGAAAATCGTGGTGAGTTGTTATTAGTGCATCTACATGAGGGTGTTGATCTACAGCCCAATTACACTTCAGAAACGATGAAGAGTCTTTTTGTCATCTGGGGTCGTCCTGTGGCTCTCAAGACGGTGATGGAAGGTCAGGGTAAGATCTATCGCTTTGATGGAACAGAGTTTTCTGAGAAAAACACAGACTCACCTGTGGCTGCACAAAATCCCCAGCCCCAAGAAGCTGCCGATATTTAA
- a CDS encoding DUF444 family protein, which translates to MILHIKQDHNRFRDIVKGKIRGNFKKYISQTDMIGKREKDFISIPVPHIEIPHFQYGPKSSGGVGQGEGEQGSTVGGDQEEGAGKAGNAEGEHLLEVELTFEELAEILGEELQLPKIQPRGSRQISSLKTKYTGLHNVGPDSLRHFKSTYKQALKRQISSGTYNPDDPIIVPVRKDMRYRSSKLAEKPQSNAVIIYMMDVSGSMGDEQKEIVRLETFWIHTWLKSQYQEIETRFIIHDASAKEVDEETFFRTRESGGTLISSAYSLAMKMIDEEYPVSEWNIYPFHFSDGDNWSGEDTRFCVELLKDKMLNAANVFCYGQVESKYGSGQFIKDLEREFKEDERVITSRIESRDGIYNSIKDFLGKGK; encoded by the coding sequence ATGATTCTTCATATTAAACAAGACCATAATCGCTTTCGAGATATCGTTAAGGGAAAAATACGCGGTAATTTTAAAAAGTATATTTCTCAAACCGATATGATCGGTAAGCGCGAAAAAGATTTTATTTCAATACCTGTTCCTCATATCGAAATACCCCACTTCCAATACGGGCCAAAAAGTTCAGGTGGTGTGGGGCAAGGCGAGGGTGAACAGGGTTCTACGGTTGGTGGTGATCAAGAAGAGGGTGCTGGCAAAGCGGGTAATGCTGAAGGTGAGCATCTCTTAGAGGTTGAGTTAACCTTTGAAGAGCTTGCTGAAATTTTAGGTGAAGAACTTCAGCTTCCAAAAATTCAGCCCCGTGGTTCACGTCAAATCAGTTCATTAAAAACAAAGTACACAGGTCTTCATAATGTGGGGCCAGATAGTTTGAGGCATTTTAAATCTACCTACAAGCAAGCACTTAAAAGACAGATCTCAAGTGGTACGTATAATCCGGATGATCCGATTATAGTACCCGTGCGAAAAGACATGCGGTATCGAAGTTCAAAACTAGCTGAGAAACCCCAAAGTAATGCAGTCATCATTTACATGATGGACGTCTCAGGCTCCATGGGCGATGAACAAAAAGAAATTGTACGTTTAGAAACTTTTTGGATTCATACATGGCTTAAATCCCAATACCAAGAAATTGAAACCAGATTTATTATTCACGATGCATCGGCAAAAGAAGTAGATGAAGAGACATTTTTTAGAACACGCGAAAGTGGCGGGACGCTTATTAGTTCCGCCTACTCACTTGCTATGAAAATGATTGATGAAGAGTATCCGGTGAGTGAGTGGAACATTTACCCGTTTCACTTTAGTGATGGTGATAATTGGAGCGGAGAAGACACAAGGTTTTGTGTGGAATTACTCAAAGATAAAATGCTCAATGCTGCAAACGTATTTTGTTATGGCCAAGTGGAAAGTAAGTACGGAAGCGGTCAATTTATTAAAGATCTAGAGCGTGAGTTTAAAGAAGACGAACGAGTCATCACATCACGTATTGAAAGTCGCGATGGAATTTATAATTCAATTAAAGATTTTTTAGGCAAGGGTAAATGA
- the secA gene encoding preprotein translocase subunit SecA, with the protein MLTNIVKSVFGTKNERVIKSHQPIVRKINALEPSIKILTDSQLQAKTVEFKERLQKGETLDQILPEAFAVCREASWRVLGMRHFDVQLIGGMVLHGGNIAEMKTGEGKTLVATLPTYLNSLTGKGVHVVTVNDYLAKRDAEWMGRLYKFLGLSVGIIVHDLTDAQRKAAYGSDITYGTNNEFGFDYLRDNMKFDLTNYVQREHNFAIVDEVDSILVDEARTPLIISGPSEDSTDKYYLVNQVIPKLKADVHFKIEEKTKTASLTEDGNHEVERLLNIENLYDPQHIELLHHVYQGLKAHYLYKRDVEYMVKDDEVIIVDEFTGRLMPGRRWSDGLHQAVEAKEGVTVASENQTLATVTFQNFFRMYNKLAGMTGTADTEAAEFKKIYSLDVVVIPTNQPMIRKDLEDLIYKTENAKYEACIKDIKERYEKGQPCLVGTVSIEKSELLSSMMKRQGVRHTVLNAKHHEKEAEIVAQAGRKGAVTIATNMAGRGTDIVLGGNPEFMARAEAGDDVENFALVMARFKSQCKVEHDEVIAAGGLHIVGTERHESRRIDNQLRGRSGRQGDPGSTRFYLSLEDNLLRIFNGERIQKIMGMLNIPEDEAIESKMVSRAVEGAQRKVEGHNFDIRKHLLEYDDVMNIQREAIYGLRRQVLEGDRIDDVVKEMVGELGDEVIVNFASKDAKPRDWNLDGLNEFLNQQFGMKLSFDNGLDPEHLTHEKLAKAVKDGVNTHYESRKLELGPVFKDVQKMLLLQSIDTRWKEHLLNMDHLKEGINLRAYGQKDPLIEYKKEAFSLFSQMDYSIKTETIERLMKIQIAKEEQIKEMAPQPKPQRMTFSRGEDAGPAKPVTRDEGKVGRNDPCPCGSGKKYKKCHGAGSP; encoded by the coding sequence TTGTTAACAAATATCGTAAAGTCAGTTTTTGGCACAAAAAATGAGCGAGTAATTAAATCTCACCAACCAATTGTGCGAAAGATCAATGCACTTGAACCGTCAATCAAGATTCTAACCGATAGTCAGCTTCAAGCTAAAACTGTTGAGTTTAAAGAGCGACTTCAAAAAGGCGAAACTCTTGATCAGATTTTACCTGAAGCCTTTGCAGTTTGCCGTGAGGCGAGCTGGCGCGTTTTGGGTATGCGCCATTTTGATGTTCAACTCATCGGCGGAATGGTTCTTCATGGCGGCAATATTGCTGAAATGAAAACCGGTGAAGGTAAAACTCTTGTTGCCACACTTCCTACTTATTTAAATTCGCTAACAGGCAAAGGTGTTCATGTCGTCACTGTTAACGATTATCTCGCAAAGCGAGATGCTGAGTGGATGGGGCGCCTGTATAAATTTTTAGGTCTTTCTGTGGGCATCATTGTTCATGATTTAACAGACGCTCAAAGAAAAGCGGCTTACGGAAGTGACATCACCTACGGAACAAACAACGAATTTGGTTTTGATTATCTTCGAGATAATATGAAGTTTGATTTAACAAATTATGTTCAGCGCGAACATAATTTTGCAATTGTGGATGAGGTCGATTCTATTCTTGTGGATGAGGCTCGAACACCACTGATTATTTCAGGTCCGTCAGAAGACAGCACAGATAAATATTACCTCGTTAATCAAGTTATTCCTAAACTCAAAGCAGATGTACATTTTAAGATCGAAGAAAAAACAAAAACTGCTTCTTTAACAGAAGATGGCAATCACGAAGTAGAACGATTGCTTAATATTGAAAATCTTTATGATCCACAACATATCGAATTACTTCATCACGTCTATCAGGGTTTAAAAGCACATTATCTTTATAAGCGTGATGTGGAATACATGGTTAAAGATGATGAAGTCATTATCGTTGATGAATTCACTGGGCGATTAATGCCTGGTCGACGTTGGAGCGATGGTCTTCATCAAGCGGTTGAAGCAAAAGAAGGTGTTACGGTTGCAAGTGAAAATCAAACTTTAGCAACAGTTACATTTCAAAACTTTTTTAGAATGTATAATAAACTAGCCGGGATGACGGGAACTGCCGACACAGAAGCCGCGGAGTTTAAAAAAATCTACAGTCTTGACGTTGTGGTTATTCCGACAAATCAACCGATGATTCGAAAAGATCTTGAAGATCTTATTTATAAAACTGAGAACGCAAAATACGAAGCTTGTATCAAAGACATAAAAGAGCGCTATGAAAAAGGCCAGCCGTGTCTTGTGGGTACTGTGAGTATTGAAAAATCAGAACTTTTGTCATCGATGATGAAACGTCAGGGTGTAAGACATACGGTTCTTAATGCTAAACATCACGAAAAAGAAGCTGAGATCGTAGCCCAAGCGGGTCGTAAAGGTGCTGTCACCATTGCCACCAACATGGCCGGTCGTGGTACTGACATTGTTTTGGGCGGAAACCCAGAATTTATGGCAAGGGCTGAAGCCGGTGATGATGTCGAAAATTTTGCGTTAGTAATGGCGCGCTTTAAATCACAATGCAAAGTTGAACACGATGAGGTTATCGCGGCTGGTGGTCTACATATTGTGGGCACTGAGCGACATGAAAGTCGTCGTATAGATAATCAGTTGCGTGGTCGATCGGGTCGCCAAGGGGATCCAGGTTCAACAAGATTTTATCTCTCACTTGAAGATAATCTTTTAAGAATTTTCAATGGTGAGCGTATTCAAAAAATTATGGGAATGCTCAATATTCCTGAAGATGAAGCCATTGAATCAAAAATGGTTTCTCGTGCGGTTGAAGGTGCTCAGCGAAAAGTTGAGGGGCATAACTTTGATATTCGTAAACATTTATTAGAATACGATGATGTTATGAATATTCAGCGTGAAGCAATTTATGGCTTACGTCGCCAAGTGCTTGAAGGCGATCGTATTGATGATGTGGTTAAAGAAATGGTGGGCGAACTTGGTGATGAGGTCATTGTCAATTTTGCGAGTAAAGATGCAAAGCCCCGTGATTGGAACTTAGACGGTCTCAATGAATTTTTAAATCAGCAGTTCGGCATGAAGCTAAGTTTTGATAATGGTCTTGATCCAGAGCATCTCACCCATGAGAAATTAGCCAAAGCAGTTAAAGATGGTGTGAATACTCACTATGAATCGCGAAAGCTTGAGCTTGGACCCGTGTTTAAAGATGTTCAAAAAATGCTTTTACTTCAAAGCATCGATACACGTTGGAAAGAACATCTTCTCAATATGGATCACCTTAAAGAGGGAATTAATCTTAGAGCCTATGGTCAAAAAGACCCTCTCATTGAATACAAAAAAGAAGCGTTTAGTTTATTTAGTCAAATGGATTACTCAATCAAGACTGAAACTATTGAGCGTTTGATGAAAATTCAAATTGCCAAAGAAGAGCAAATTAAAGAAATGGCGCCGCAACCAAAACCTCAGCGTATGACTTTTTCTCGCGGTGAAGATGCGGGCCCGGCAAAACCTGTGACTCGTGATGAAGGTAAAGTTGGTCGCAATGATCCGTGTCCGTGCGGAAGTGGTAAAAAATATAAAAAATGTCATGGAGCAGGTTCGCCGTGA
- a CDS encoding gamma-glutamylcyclotransferase family protein, with product MSKNTLFVYGSLMKGMVHHNKLSSVVKDCKPASCQGQLYRLPVGYPAMVEGEGSVRGELLTLTNFKEVIALLDEFEGYSPTNPEKSLYMRMEKQIQVDGGKKPTTSFVYVLNRLKLPKEATLIPSGDYREILTVQPPLATHLSDSQKRYILKLGASSGRDIVPINLDIYRDLLNKGLIVDKGRRLALTNLGIDVYRFLA from the coding sequence ATGAGTAAGAATACTCTCTTTGTATACGGTTCATTGATGAAGGGTATGGTTCACCACAATAAGCTCTCTTCAGTTGTTAAAGACTGTAAGCCAGCTTCGTGTCAGGGCCAGCTTTATCGGTTGCCCGTTGGTTACCCTGCAATGGTCGAAGGCGAAGGTTCAGTACGTGGGGAACTTCTTACTTTGACTAATTTTAAAGAGGTAATCGCACTCCTAGATGAATTCGAAGGTTATTCTCCTACAAATCCAGAAAAAAGCCTCTACATGAGAATGGAAAAACAAATCCAAGTTGATGGTGGTAAAAAACCAACAACAAGTTTTGTTTATGTATTAAACAGACTTAAACTTCCTAAAGAAGCAACTTTGATTCCCTCTGGCGATTATCGTGAGATATTAACAGTACAGCCTCCACTTGCAACGCACCTCTCAGATTCACAAAAACGTTATATTCTTAAGTTGGGTGCAAGTTCAGGGCGTGACATTGTTCCGATTAATCTCGATATCTATCGCGATCTTCTCAATAAAGGTTTGATCGTCGACAAGGGTCGTAGACTCGCTTTAACAAATTTAGGCATCGACGTTTATCGCTTTCTTGCCTAA
- the bamE gene encoding outer membrane protein assembly factor BamE translates to MRHNLITYIFALSFVALMASVACQSAPIERFTGVKPGMSKDEVLEKVGSPVRTERFDGKEKWAYRYYTGDERNIEVLKYVTFVNSKVESLGDDSDEHKRLEDLKQTDIKRAEKRKAVKSKSNAAEAADAKEVGKPKPVISTHVNDSVDQDEVKNPKNIEFVEVKGQRAPIENSEE, encoded by the coding sequence ATGCGGCACAATCTTATTACTTATATTTTTGCACTTAGCTTTGTTGCACTTATGGCTTCGGTTGCTTGTCAATCGGCCCCTATTGAGCGCTTTACTGGTGTTAAACCGGGAATGTCTAAAGACGAAGTACTTGAAAAAGTTGGTTCTCCTGTTCGCACAGAACGCTTTGATGGCAAAGAAAAATGGGCTTATCGCTATTACACGGGTGATGAACGCAATATTGAAGTTCTCAAATATGTGACTTTTGTGAATAGCAAAGTTGAATCTTTGGGTGATGATTCAGATGAACATAAACGATTAGAAGATTTAAAGCAGACAGATATCAAGCGCGCTGAAAAACGTAAAGCTGTGAAATCTAAATCAAACGCGGCTGAAGCTGCCGATGCAAAAGAAGTAGGAAAACCAAAACCTGTTATTAGTACACATGTGAATGATAGCGTTGATCAAGATGAAGTTAAAAATCCAAAAAATATTGAATTTGTTGAAGTGAAGGGGCAGCGTGCTCCCATTGAAAATTCTGAAGAGTGA
- the plsY gene encoding glycerol-3-phosphate 1-O-acyltransferase PlsY, which yields MDNTNLVLTLIGAYLIGSIPFGVIVSRFVSGRDVRAQGSGNIGATNVARMMGKKWGIFVLFLDGLKGFLVVKAVGCFFTEDIFLLSNLAALAAIVGHCFPIYLKFKGGKGVATALGVVTALSPLTLGVCFIVFVLVIGISRTVSLASLAAALALPIVAMITEKDIMILVAAAITLLIWWKHKENIKRLVNRQEPKFF from the coding sequence ATGGACAACACTAATTTGGTTTTAACATTAATTGGCGCTTATCTGATTGGCAGTATTCCCTTTGGAGTCATTGTAAGCCGCTTCGTCAGTGGGCGTGATGTACGCGCACAAGGCAGTGGTAACATTGGAGCTACAAACGTAGCCCGCATGATGGGTAAAAAATGGGGTATTTTTGTACTTTTTCTCGATGGGCTCAAAGGTTTTTTGGTCGTGAAAGCAGTGGGCTGTTTTTTTACCGAAGATATTTTTTTACTTTCAAATCTAGCAGCCCTAGCGGCAATCGTTGGCCATTGTTTTCCCATTTATTTAAAATTTAAGGGTGGAAAAGGTGTCGCAACAGCACTTGGGGTTGTTACCGCACTCTCGCCATTAACACTTGGTGTATGTTTTATCGTGTTTGTCTTAGTCATAGGCATCAGCCGCACTGTAAGTTTAGCTAGCCTTGCAGCAGCATTAGCACTTCCCATAGTCGCTATGATTACCGAAAAAGATATTATGATTTTGGTTGCAGCGGCCATCACACTTTTGATTTGGTGGAAGCACAAAGAAAATATTAAAAGACTGGTTAATCGCCAAGAACCAAAGTTTTTTTAA